ATCGTAGGTATCCTAGACGACGAGCTGCTTCTAGAACTTGTGCTAATTTGGGGAGCAAGGTCAAGAAGGGTTTAACAGAGGAGGAAGTTGAATTTAAAGAAGAGATCTATAATGGTAGAAACTCGAGGAGGCAAGGGGCTTCTAGTACGGGTCATGATTTGAGGGGAAGTTTGGAGGAAGATAGTTATTCTATCGTTGGGGATTCCAAGGAAGAAAATGTGGAAAGGGAGGTTGAAGGTAATCGGGGACGACATGGCAGAGGGAGGACTAAGAAAGCAAGTACTTTAGAAGATGAGAATGCTGAACATGCTATGTTGAAGGAGGTAGGTGTGAACCTAAGCGTGGTTGAAAAGAAGACAACGAAAGGTCGTGGGCGGAAGAAAAAAGTGGATGCTGAGTGTTTGGATGCTGTTATGGAAGAGAAGATGAATGGAGAAGTGGTAGAAAAACAAGTTCCTGCAATGGTGATAGAATTGAGTGAGCAGCTATGTAATGAACCATCAGTTCCTGCTTCTGAGATAAACGTATTTGATGACACGAATAATGAGCAGTTTGTGGCAGTGGAAGTGTTGGAAAAAGAAGTGCTCGGTGAAGGGGAATGTGCGAGTAATCAACAATGCAAAGAACAAGTAGTTGCTGCTTCTGAGCCAGAGGTAACTGATGCTACTGAGAATGAGCAGATTATGAAAGTGGCACTGCTAGAAAGCGAAGTTCTTGAAGAGGTATTAGGTTTGAGAGAACAATTACATGAAGAACCAGTACTTGCTGTTTCCGAGCAGATTGTACTTCATGATACGAAGAACGATCATTCTAAGGGCGCTGAGATTTTGAATAACGAAGTTCCTAAAAAGGCGGTAGATTTGAGAGAGCAGCCACATGAAGAACCAATAGTTATTGCTTATGAGCCAAACATAGTGGATAATGAGCAGAATGAGCAGTTAATGAAATTGAGATTTTCCAAAGAGGAATGTGTTCTATCTGTCAGTGAGCAGCCTCATGTAGAATTGACGGATGAAATCAATCAGCAGGATGACTCTGTTGCCATGAATAAGAGTGAGAAGCATTGTTTAGAACTGACGGTAGACTATAATCAGCTGGAAAATTGTGTTGCTTCAGATGTGAATGAGCAGCTTTGTGCAGAATTCATTGATGAACCTAATCAGAAGGATACCTTTGTGTTGGGCTCTTCTCTCGTTGAGGGAGTCGTTCGTGATGCGGTGTCTGATGATGAGAAAGTTGAAGATTCGGACATTGAAGAGCTTAATACAGAGTCAGAGGCTAAGTATTATAGCTCAAGCA
The Amaranthus tricolor cultivar Red isolate AtriRed21 chromosome 11, ASM2621246v1, whole genome shotgun sequence DNA segment above includes these coding regions:
- the LOC130827801 gene encoding uncharacterized protein LOC130827801, producing the protein MASTTLRLIIEKGPRKGESLEFTPRSTVRIGRLMKGNNLQIKDSGISSKHLEIKFNPASGKWVVTDLDSSNGTFLNSVKLDSLTPFNVGNGDDVKIGELTSFRVEIVEFKEGVSTRKNRRRLVDSKIGTELKGKVEEDLKLGGIVEITEEIVNRKNPRRRGASKTLANLGENVESGEEVDNRRNPRRRGASKNCVNLGGKVEESSNLGENVESGEEIDNRRYPRRRAASRTCANLGSKVKKGLTEEEVEFKEEIYNGRNSRRQGASSTGHDLRGSLEEDSYSIVGDSKEENVEREVEGNRGRHGRGRTKKASTLEDENAEHAMLKEVGVNLSVVEKKTTKGRGRKKKVDAECLDAVMEEKMNGEVVEKQVPAMVIELSEQLCNEPSVPASEINVFDDTNNEQFVAVEVLEKEVLGEGECASNQQCKEQVVAASEPEVTDATENEQIMKVALLESEVLEEVLGLREQLHEEPVLAVSEQIVLHDTKNDHSKGAEILNNEVPKKAVDLREQPHEEPIVIAYEPNIVDNEQNEQLMKLRFSKEECVLSVSEQPHVELTDEINQQDDSVAMNKSEKHCLELTVDYNQLENCVASDVNEQLCAEFIDEPNQKDTFVLGSSLVEGVVRDAVSDDEKVEDSDIEELNTESEAKYYSSSTFPETDKEPDMEKMTLEDWLKYLEVHLPKQIYATADEVVGHMRKQAIRVEDFVLQQQKEKSKL